Proteins encoded in a region of the Armatimonadota bacterium genome:
- a CDS encoding FAD-dependent thymidylate synthase: MAHSVVPEAEALLDQEIKVLDHGFVRLVDYLGSDDRIVQAARVSYGSGTKSFRQDRGLIHYLMKHLHTSPFEQVILTFHCKMPIFVARQWVRHRTARLNEISGRYSVMKDEFYLPNPEQIRYQSANNKQGRSDEAIPFDEAMKLIAELEQEQKDAYRRYDGLVEKGVARELARMNLPLSLYTEWYWQIDLHNLFHFIHLRADAHAQYEIRVFADALAQCAKAVAPLAYEAFEEHLKCSVRFSRSECLDLMRRLEGKETALEGRALAEFDSKLGKMASFQAPEPVEEPTLNS, encoded by the coding sequence ATGGCCCACTCCGTCGTTCCTGAAGCCGAAGCCCTGCTCGATCAGGAGATCAAAGTCCTCGATCACGGTTTCGTCCGCCTTGTCGATTACCTCGGGAGCGACGACCGGATCGTGCAGGCCGCGCGAGTGAGCTACGGGTCCGGCACGAAGAGTTTTCGCCAAGATCGCGGGCTCATTCATTACCTGATGAAGCACCTGCACACCTCTCCGTTCGAACAGGTGATCCTCACGTTCCACTGCAAGATGCCGATCTTTGTTGCGCGGCAATGGGTGCGCCACCGAACGGCGCGGCTGAACGAGATTTCAGGACGCTACTCGGTGATGAAGGACGAGTTTTATCTGCCCAACCCCGAGCAAATCCGGTACCAATCAGCGAACAACAAGCAGGGCCGATCGGATGAGGCGATCCCTTTCGATGAAGCCATGAAACTCATCGCTGAGCTCGAGCAGGAGCAGAAGGACGCCTATCGGCGCTATGACGGCTTGGTCGAAAAAGGCGTGGCTCGCGAGTTGGCACGGATGAACCTGCCCCTTTCGCTGTACACCGAGTGGTATTGGCAGATCGACCTTCACAACCTGTTCCACTTCATCCACCTTCGCGCCGATGCCCACGCGCAGTATGAAATCCGCGTGTTCGCCGACGCGCTGGCGCAATGCGCCAAGGCTGTCGCGCCGCTTGCCTATGAGGCGTTCGAGGAGCATTTGAAGTGCTCCGTGCGTTTTTCGCGTTCGGAGTGCCTGGACCTCATGCGTCGCCTCGAGGGCAAAGAGACGGCTCTTGAGGGCCGCGCCCTGGCCGAGTTCGACTCCAAGCTGGGAAAGATGGCCTCGTTCCAAGCGCCCGAGCCGGTGGAGGAGCCGACGCTGAATTCGTAG
- a CDS encoding NAD-dependent malic enzyme, which translates to MLDFTLRKEDSGESTVATDLAGSFLLDTPIFNKGTAFTTAERTELGLNGLLPPYATDIHEQLERTYHEFSFKPTDMEKHIYLRALQDRNEVLFYRLLLSHLEEMMPLVYTPVVGWACRHFSHIYRRPRGLFISYPQKDEIELILENRAFKHVDVIVVTDGERILGLGDQGVGGMGIPVGKLSLYSLCAGIHPARTLPIVLDTGTDNEERLADPHYLGWRHGRVRGQAYLDFIDRFVEAVKKKLPDVLLQWEDFSRDNASLLLGKYRDELCTFNDDIQGTASVTTAALLSAMRITRKRTEEQKVVLLGAGSAAVGIANQLADSLVDQGMSEEDAAAKFWILNSKGLIHDGLSGILPFQTRFARKKAEVEGWAAQEGYIKLDEVVKRVHPSVLIGVSGKAGMFREAIVKEMAKGCDRPIILPLSNPTSQAEATPADIQLWTDGKAIVATGSPFAPVEYKGVRHMVSQCNNSYVFPGVGLGVIATKAKRVTRQMFRAASKELAHIAEEAPGAPVLPPMGQIRKVSRRIAHAVGEMAMEQGLTKVASISELSERIDDTMWLPDYPQIVRHDVREPVGAGRRR; encoded by the coding sequence ATGCTCGACTTCACGCTTCGCAAGGAAGACTCCGGCGAATCCACCGTGGCCACCGACCTTGCCGGGTCCTTCCTCCTCGACACCCCCATCTTCAACAAGGGCACGGCCTTTACCACCGCCGAGCGGACCGAACTGGGCCTGAACGGGCTCCTTCCGCCCTACGCCACCGACATTCACGAGCAGCTCGAGAGGACCTACCACGAGTTCAGCTTCAAGCCGACGGACATGGAGAAGCACATCTATCTGCGCGCGCTCCAAGACCGCAACGAGGTCCTGTTCTATCGGCTGCTCCTTTCGCACCTCGAAGAGATGATGCCCCTGGTGTACACGCCCGTTGTCGGATGGGCCTGCCGGCATTTCAGCCACATCTACCGTCGCCCACGGGGGCTCTTCATCAGCTATCCCCAGAAAGACGAGATTGAGTTGATCCTCGAAAATCGGGCGTTCAAGCACGTGGACGTTATCGTCGTCACCGATGGCGAGCGCATCCTGGGCTTGGGCGACCAGGGCGTCGGCGGCATGGGCATTCCCGTTGGCAAGCTGTCGCTCTATTCCCTTTGTGCGGGCATTCACCCGGCGCGCACGCTGCCGATTGTGCTGGACACGGGCACCGACAACGAAGAGCGCCTGGCCGACCCACACTATCTGGGTTGGCGACATGGCCGCGTGCGAGGGCAGGCCTATCTGGACTTCATCGACCGGTTTGTTGAGGCTGTCAAGAAGAAGCTTCCCGATGTGCTTCTGCAGTGGGAGGACTTCTCGCGCGATAACGCCTCGCTGCTGCTGGGCAAGTATCGCGACGAGCTTTGCACCTTCAACGACGACATCCAGGGCACGGCCTCCGTCACCACGGCGGCGTTGCTCTCGGCCATGCGGATCACGCGCAAACGGACCGAAGAGCAGAAGGTCGTGCTGCTCGGCGCCGGGTCGGCGGCGGTGGGCATCGCCAACCAGTTGGCCGATTCCTTGGTGGACCAGGGCATGAGCGAAGAAGATGCGGCCGCCAAGTTCTGGATCCTCAACTCTAAGGGCCTGATCCACGACGGCCTTTCGGGCATCTTGCCGTTCCAGACCCGGTTTGCCCGCAAGAAGGCCGAAGTCGAGGGTTGGGCGGCTCAGGAGGGCTACATCAAGCTCGACGAAGTGGTCAAGCGCGTTCATCCGAGCGTGCTCATTGGCGTTTCCGGCAAGGCCGGGATGTTCAGGGAAGCGATCGTGAAGGAAATGGCCAAGGGCTGTGACAGGCCGATCATCCTTCCACTTTCGAACCCGACCTCTCAAGCCGAGGCGACCCCCGCCGACATCCAGCTTTGGACCGACGGTAAGGCGATTGTCGCCACCGGCAGCCCGTTTGCACCGGTTGAGTACAAGGGCGTAAGGCACATGGTCAGCCAGTGCAACAACAGCTACGTATTTCCGGGAGTGGGCCTTGGCGTCATTGCGACCAAAGCCAAAAGGGTCACGCGGCAGATGTTCCGTGCGGCCTCAAAGGAGCTGGCGCACATCGCCGAGGAAGCTCCTGGAGCGCCGGTGCTGCCGCCGATGGGCCAAATCCGGAAGGTTTCGCGGCGCATCGCGCACGCGGTGGGGGAGATGGCAATGGAGCAGGGCCTGACCAAGGTGGCGTCGATCTCGGAGCTCAGCGAGCGGATCGACGATACGATGTGGCTTCCGGATTACCCTCAGATCGTTCGCCACGATGTGCGCGAGCCAGTCGGCGCGGGAAGAAGGCGCTAG
- a CDS encoding cold shock and DUF1294 domain-containing protein gives MPTPNQRRGLIATWEDEKGYGFIEPAGGGERLFVHIKAFGRLQSRPTKGDTVLFVLGRDAKGRPRAESAEIVGPAAARKSAHPRVVPALWPTGAYFGLTFLGSFVGSLPIAVPLVTLMLSFMTYLVYGLDKRKAEDAAWRVPESTLHLLALLGGWPGAFAAQRLLRHKSRKTGFLAMFWFTVALNLLLLVCLFTPLGERALQTLFSLSGRAPQ, from the coding sequence ATGCCCACGCCGAACCAACGTAGGGGCCTCATCGCTACCTGGGAAGATGAGAAAGGCTACGGTTTTATTGAACCGGCAGGCGGTGGTGAAAGGCTGTTCGTCCACATCAAGGCTTTCGGCAGGCTGCAATCACGTCCCACAAAGGGCGATACGGTCCTCTTCGTCTTGGGACGTGACGCGAAAGGACGGCCGCGTGCCGAGAGCGCAGAGATCGTCGGTCCTGCAGCTGCTCGAAAGTCCGCCCACCCCAGGGTCGTGCCCGCGCTATGGCCAACCGGCGCCTATTTCGGGTTGACGTTCCTTGGATCGTTCGTGGGCTCACTGCCCATCGCCGTTCCCCTTGTAACCCTCATGCTCAGCTTCATGACCTACCTGGTCTATGGGCTCGACAAGCGAAAAGCGGAAGACGCCGCCTGGAGGGTGCCTGAAAGCACGTTGCACCTACTCGCCCTGCTCGGAGGCTGGCCGGGAGCATTTGCTGCGCAACGGCTGCTAAGGCACAAATCTCGAAAGACCGGCTTCTTAGCCATGTTCTGGTTCACGGTGGCCCTGAATCTCTTGTTGCTGGTGTGCCTGTTCACGCCTCTTGGCGAAAGGGCGCTTCAAACCCTCTTTAGTCTGTCAGGCAGAGCGCCGCAATAG
- a CDS encoding Gfo/Idh/MocA family oxidoreductase, with protein MSNVRIGMIGCGGMARAHMNQLSEVPEAEIVALNDPDEGQIAACRARFPHLANVPVFKDYRDMIAAGGLDAVEINTPHTQHKQQMLDSFAAGLHVLCDKPLVTVAAEAAEVIAARNKSGKVGLLAYQRHYSPVFRRLRDSLQGGKYGKLLFVNAVLGQQWKRLTKGTWRQVPELSGGGQLNDSGSHVVDVLMWATGLEPESVSAFCDNRGAPVDIDSTVAIRFKGGAFGSISVLGDFPAWHEDWTIYCEKAGFLIRDGKLTVIEDDGSRWVAESMPGGSHPDRNFVYAILKGEPVEATFENGQRVITITEAMWRSAAQDGVPVRL; from the coding sequence ATGAGCAACGTTCGAATCGGCATGATCGGGTGCGGCGGCATGGCCCGCGCCCATATGAACCAGCTTTCCGAAGTCCCCGAGGCCGAGATCGTGGCGCTCAACGATCCGGACGAAGGCCAAATCGCAGCCTGCCGGGCGCGCTTTCCACACCTTGCCAACGTTCCCGTCTTCAAGGACTATCGCGACATGATCGCGGCCGGCGGCCTGGATGCCGTCGAAATCAACACCCCCCACACCCAGCACAAGCAGCAGATGCTGGACTCCTTCGCCGCGGGACTCCACGTGCTTTGCGACAAGCCGCTCGTGACGGTCGCCGCCGAAGCCGCCGAAGTGATCGCCGCCCGGAACAAATCCGGCAAGGTCGGCCTTCTGGCCTACCAGCGGCACTACAGCCCGGTCTTCCGCCGCCTGCGCGATTCGCTTCAGGGCGGCAAATACGGCAAGCTCTTGTTCGTCAACGCCGTGCTCGGCCAGCAGTGGAAGCGGCTGACCAAGGGCACCTGGCGACAGGTTCCTGAGCTCTCTGGCGGAGGCCAGCTCAACGACTCCGGCAGCCACGTCGTCGACGTCTTGATGTGGGCTACAGGATTGGAGCCCGAGTCGGTTTCAGCCTTTTGCGATAATCGCGGGGCGCCTGTGGACATCGATTCGACGGTTGCGATTCGGTTCAAGGGCGGGGCGTTCGGTTCGATCTCGGTGCTTGGCGATTTTCCGGCCTGGCACGAGGATTGGACGATCTACTGCGAGAAGGCGGGCTTCCTGATTCGCGATGGCAAACTGACGGTCATTGAGGACGACGGCTCGCGCTGGGTCGCGGAGTCGATGCCCGGCGGCAGCCACCCGGACCGGAATTTTGTGTACGCGATCCTGAAGGGCGAGCCCGTGGAGGCGACGTTCGAGAACGGCCAACGCGTCATCACGATCACGGAAGCGATGTGGCGGTCTGCAGCGCAGGACGGGGTTCCGGTTAGGCTCTGA
- a CDS encoding lytic transglycosylase domain-containing protein, which yields MTIDAENVPDWLNNNQVAARLLIHATREDDLAPLEAKLLGAALEDSIAAIEKAEARKAAEAAAKAKAKANSKNRGGLTGAIGSRGKTSGKDWNLPANEATSYYAGFIKGRNKRLSDADAWRIAEGIIGFSVRYGVDARLILAMVMVESGFNPNATSRAGAQGLGQLMPGTARGMGITDAYDTYQNLYGTVRSIRGHLERQFAKTGDGYQALILALASYNAGSGNVRKYGGIPPFSQTQNYIRKVTDLYYGFMGLK from the coding sequence ATGACCATCGACGCCGAAAACGTGCCGGATTGGCTGAATAACAACCAGGTGGCCGCCCGGCTGCTCATCCATGCGACCCGAGAAGACGACCTCGCTCCCCTCGAAGCCAAGCTGCTGGGCGCCGCGCTCGAGGATTCCATCGCCGCCATCGAAAAGGCGGAGGCGAGGAAAGCCGCCGAGGCCGCGGCCAAAGCAAAGGCCAAGGCCAATTCCAAGAACCGAGGCGGCCTCACGGGCGCGATCGGCTCGCGGGGCAAGACCTCCGGCAAAGACTGGAACCTGCCCGCCAACGAGGCAACCTCCTATTACGCGGGCTTCATCAAGGGGCGCAACAAGCGGCTTTCCGATGCCGACGCCTGGAGGATCGCCGAAGGCATCATCGGGTTCAGCGTCCGCTATGGCGTCGACGCCCGCCTGATCCTGGCGATGGTGATGGTCGAGAGCGGCTTCAACCCCAACGCCACTTCTCGCGCGGGTGCTCAAGGTCTGGGGCAGCTCATGCCCGGCACGGCGCGCGGGATGGGCATCACCGACGCCTACGACACGTATCAGAACCTCTATGGCACGGTGCGCTCGATTCGCGGCCACCTGGAGCGCCAGTTCGCCAAGACGGGCGACGGCTATCAGGCGCTGATCCTTGCCCTGGCCTCCTATAACGCGGGCAGCGGCAACGTGCGCAAGTACGGCGGAATACCGCCGTTCAGCCAAACGCAAAACTACATCCGCAAGGTCACGGATTTGTACTATGGGTTTATGGGTCTGAAGTAG
- a CDS encoding metal-dependent hydrolase: MEISHGHMDHSGSAVDLAKKHGATIVAIHELAEHFESQGASTIGMGKGGTLHRDGLEITMVDARHSSSLDMNQPPIYAGEPAGFVVKCEDGFTFYFAGDTCVFGDMKIIAELYEPQLAFLPIGDHYTMGPKEAAYAIRLLGVKHVVPMHWGTFGLLTGTPEAVRLASHPNPGLRVYDLEPGVPF; the protein is encoded by the coding sequence ATGGAGATCTCCCACGGCCACATGGACCATTCCGGAAGTGCGGTCGATCTCGCCAAGAAGCACGGCGCGACCATAGTGGCCATTCACGAGCTCGCGGAGCATTTCGAAAGCCAGGGCGCGAGCACCATCGGCATGGGCAAGGGCGGCACCCTTCACAGAGACGGCCTGGAGATCACGATGGTGGACGCGAGGCACTCGAGCTCTCTCGATATGAACCAGCCGCCGATCTATGCGGGCGAGCCCGCCGGGTTCGTGGTCAAATGCGAGGATGGCTTCACGTTTTATTTCGCCGGCGACACCTGCGTTTTCGGCGACATGAAGATCATCGCCGAACTTTACGAGCCGCAGCTCGCGTTTCTGCCAATCGGCGACCACTACACGATGGGTCCGAAGGAGGCCGCCTATGCGATCCGGCTGCTGGGCGTCAAGCACGTGGTCCCGATGCACTGGGGCACGTTCGGTTTGCTCACCGGCACGCCGGAGGCGGTGCGCCTGGCCTCGCACCCGAACCCGGGCCTAAGGGTCTACGACCTGGAGCCCGGCGTGCCGTTCTGA
- a CDS encoding bifunctional homocysteine S-methyltransferase/methylenetetrahydrofolate reductase → MRLIEALQSPYLLGDGACGTALAARGYTHYPCDFANLEAPDLVLDVHKQYLEAGSQVIETNTFSANPFRFMGQSVDFRQVNLEGARIARKAAGEESLVLGAVGPAGKPIEPIGGIPRTEFYEAIREQAEALAEGGVDGFLLETFLDIEELKLAFAAVRAVCDLPILVSKAYIEDGEALSAGLPTRCAEDLAKLGPVAIGANCIVGPQRMLDLVRMIADGSDLPVIAYPTPGMPQLIRGKVAYDASPEYFAKASVRLIEEGAKLVGGCCGTTPDHIAELGRQLGRASFKVKARRPGQIKSEDRAPVPTTDRTPLHQKLKANQFVTTVEMDVPRGLNYDKFLANIRAAKEIGVDLINISDGARARLRMNPMAVCHRIQNEVGMEAVMHFACRDRNLLAIQADLLGCHALGVRNILCVTGDPANIGDYPSATSVFDVDSIGLVRILSRLNEGLDLAGYTVGLKTGFTIAVAYNPVSLEPELESDRLKGKADAGAELIYTQPIFDVEHAEIAVEAGRRYGLPVFLGVMPLRSSKHAEFMHNEVPGVEVPDWLRQKLADAQDEHSALETGIAEAQKLAAYAKKHAAGLYVMPPANNMEAVRRLMEALD, encoded by the coding sequence GTGCGCTTGATCGAAGCTCTGCAATCCCCCTACCTGCTCGGAGACGGAGCGTGCGGCACGGCTCTGGCGGCGCGGGGCTACACGCACTATCCCTGCGACTTCGCCAACCTTGAGGCGCCAGACCTTGTGCTCGATGTTCACAAGCAGTATCTGGAGGCCGGTTCCCAGGTCATCGAGACCAATACTTTCTCTGCCAATCCGTTCCGGTTTATGGGGCAATCGGTGGACTTTCGCCAGGTCAACCTGGAAGGCGCACGCATCGCACGGAAGGCTGCCGGAGAGGAGAGCCTTGTACTCGGCGCGGTGGGCCCCGCCGGTAAGCCGATCGAGCCGATTGGGGGAATCCCCAGAACCGAGTTCTATGAGGCCATCCGGGAGCAGGCTGAAGCCCTGGCCGAGGGCGGCGTCGACGGGTTCCTGCTCGAGACCTTCCTCGACATCGAGGAGCTCAAACTGGCTTTCGCCGCTGTGCGCGCGGTCTGCGACTTGCCCATTTTGGTCAGCAAGGCCTACATCGAGGACGGAGAAGCGCTCTCCGCGGGACTTCCTACTCGCTGCGCCGAAGACCTGGCCAAGCTGGGACCCGTCGCCATCGGCGCGAACTGCATCGTCGGGCCACAGCGCATGCTCGACCTGGTGCGGATGATCGCCGACGGCAGCGACCTTCCCGTCATCGCCTATCCCACGCCTGGCATGCCGCAGCTCATCCGCGGCAAGGTGGCCTATGACGCCTCGCCGGAGTACTTCGCCAAGGCATCGGTCAGGCTGATCGAAGAAGGCGCAAAGCTTGTGGGCGGCTGCTGCGGCACCACGCCGGACCACATCGCGGAGTTGGGAAGGCAATTGGGAAGGGCTTCATTCAAGGTGAAAGCGCGCCGCCCAGGGCAGATCAAGTCCGAAGATCGCGCCCCGGTGCCCACAACCGACAGAACGCCCCTTCATCAGAAGCTCAAAGCAAACCAGTTCGTGACGACCGTCGAAATGGACGTGCCTCGAGGCCTGAACTACGACAAATTCCTCGCCAACATCCGCGCCGCCAAAGAGATCGGCGTCGACCTGATCAACATCTCGGACGGCGCCAGGGCGCGCCTTCGCATGAACCCAATGGCGGTCTGCCACCGCATTCAGAATGAGGTCGGCATGGAAGCGGTGATGCACTTTGCCTGCCGCGACCGGAACCTCCTCGCCATCCAAGCCGACCTGCTCGGCTGTCACGCGCTTGGGGTGCGAAACATCCTCTGCGTGACCGGCGACCCCGCCAACATCGGCGACTATCCCAGCGCGACCAGCGTGTTCGACGTGGACTCGATCGGACTCGTGCGGATTCTGTCGCGCCTGAACGAAGGGCTCGACCTCGCAGGCTACACCGTAGGGCTCAAGACCGGGTTTACGATTGCCGTCGCCTACAATCCCGTCTCGCTCGAACCGGAACTGGAGTCCGACCGGCTCAAAGGCAAGGCCGACGCCGGGGCGGAACTGATCTACACGCAACCGATCTTCGACGTCGAGCATGCCGAGATTGCGGTCGAGGCTGGGAGGCGGTACGGGCTGCCGGTCTTTCTGGGCGTGATGCCTCTGCGGAGTTCCAAGCATGCGGAATTCATGCACAACGAGGTGCCCGGCGTCGAAGTGCCCGATTGGCTTCGCCAAAAGCTGGCCGACGCCCAGGATGAGCATTCGGCGCTGGAGACTGGGATTGCCGAAGCCCAGAAGCTGGCGGCGTATGCGAAGAAACATGCGGCGGGCCTTTATGTCATGCCTCCGGCGAACAACATGGAGGCCGTTCGACGTCTGATGGAAGCATTGGACTGA
- a CDS encoding DUF2961 domain-containing protein produces the protein MSGYPLMPGPMGSLATPQSGRSMRATSTFREGKDGNYDPTAPPKSDLEEKSNRDNFRVQPGQTHVLMDVEGPGVITHMWITFLGPEPHPWARDGSANHQELLLRIFWDGNERPAVEAPLGDFFAGCFGKRSEVVSTAVIVEGGDSYNCFWHMPFHKSARVEIVNQSEKPLSLLYYNIDWIKKDSLPEDTPYFYAQYNQMYPLETGKPYTILETQGKGHYVGTVFCVRTRSPYWFGEGDEMVTIDGEAIPSVWGTGTEDYFLCAWGLEKTLTPYFGVPYFDQWGIVGGHTSAYRWHINDPFVFRESIKVQFETFGWMSADENPEYRAMSWNPREDDYASVAFWYQTGTPTFSARAPHAKERALPSIDRVTVYPSELDYGQKPVSEELIRLEYDGRKEGESEEKEVLRYPEHFGHHVLFVPAHTEIEGFIEVPITVEKREPLRLLINMAKGPNLGAYEVSLDGVKLGERMDFYAPEVEAREYHFLDFWPEPGTYTLRLECVGKNHLSSGFGLMIESVRLRERRPRVVQMAHDKDKDWRTEPLYYAGT, from the coding sequence ATGAGCGGCTACCCCCTGATGCCGGGCCCGATGGGCTCTTTGGCCACGCCCCAATCCGGGCGCAGCATGCGCGCCACGTCCACGTTCCGCGAGGGCAAAGACGGCAACTACGACCCCACCGCGCCACCCAAGAGCGACCTTGAAGAAAAGAGCAACCGCGACAACTTCCGGGTTCAGCCTGGCCAAACCCACGTGTTGATGGACGTCGAGGGTCCGGGCGTCATCACGCACATGTGGATCACCTTCCTCGGCCCTGAGCCGCACCCGTGGGCCAGAGACGGCTCCGCGAACCATCAGGAGCTGCTTCTCAGAATCTTCTGGGACGGCAACGAGCGCCCCGCCGTCGAGGCGCCCCTGGGCGACTTCTTTGCGGGGTGCTTCGGCAAGCGCAGCGAGGTGGTCAGCACCGCCGTCATCGTTGAGGGAGGCGACAGCTACAACTGCTTCTGGCACATGCCCTTCCACAAGTCGGCGCGTGTCGAAATCGTGAACCAGAGCGAGAAGCCCCTCAGCCTGCTCTACTACAACATCGACTGGATCAAGAAGGACAGCCTGCCCGAGGACACGCCCTACTTCTATGCTCAGTACAACCAGATGTACCCCCTGGAGACCGGCAAGCCCTACACGATCCTTGAGACCCAGGGCAAAGGACACTATGTGGGAACGGTCTTCTGTGTGCGCACCCGCAGCCCCTACTGGTTTGGCGAGGGCGACGAAATGGTCACGATCGACGGCGAAGCGATCCCCTCGGTCTGGGGCACCGGTACCGAGGACTACTTCCTCTGTGCATGGGGCCTGGAGAAGACGCTCACACCGTATTTCGGTGTGCCCTATTTCGACCAATGGGGCATCGTCGGCGGCCACACCAGCGCGTACCGGTGGCACATCAACGACCCGTTCGTGTTTCGCGAGTCGATCAAGGTGCAGTTCGAGACCTTCGGCTGGATGTCGGCGGACGAGAACCCGGAATACCGCGCGATGAGCTGGAATCCGCGTGAGGACGACTATGCGAGCGTGGCGTTTTGGTACCAGACGGGCACGCCCACCTTCTCAGCCCGGGCGCCCCACGCCAAGGAGCGGGCGCTGCCAAGCATCGACCGGGTGACGGTCTATCCCTCAGAGCTCGACTACGGCCAAAAGCCCGTGAGCGAGGAGCTGATCCGCCTGGAATACGACGGGCGCAAAGAGGGCGAATCGGAAGAGAAAGAGGTGCTTCGCTACCCCGAGCACTTCGGCCATCATGTGCTGTTCGTCCCGGCGCACACGGAGATCGAGGGCTTCATCGAGGTTCCGATCACCGTCGAGAAGCGCGAGCCGCTGCGGCTGCTGATCAACATGGCCAAGGGGCCAAACCTGGGCGCCTACGAGGTGTCTTTGGATGGCGTGAAGCTCGGGGAGCGCATGGACTTCTATGCGCCGGAGGTCGAGGCGCGCGAGTACCATTTCCTGGACTTCTGGCCGGAGCCCGGGACCTACACGCTGCGGCTGGAGTGCGTGGGTAAGAACCACCTGTCCAGCGGGTTTGGGTTAATGATCGAGTCGGTGCGGCTGCGCGAGCGCCGCCCGCGGGTGGTCCAAATGGCGCACGACAAAGACAAGGATTGGCGCACAGAGCCGCTTTATTACGCAGGGACTTGA
- a CDS encoding C40 family peptidase → MSLRKLLPALILALVCPAFGQDGAKVKVLGKLGQSVKTTSIYATTNTRSRVYYRLKPYQYLVLQSTSSANWFKVLLQNGRFGYVHSAAVARLPYEVTCDVSAAPRAGNDLASRGGTLRATGTTGAQVAGLSQAYIGVPYKWGGNSTSSGIDCSAFVKMLYGQVGVGLPRTAAEQALVGKPITRLEDLQAGDRLYFWSASRGKIGHTGVYMGNGYFTHSSSSSGGVTTSYLGAPEWRNKLVAARR, encoded by the coding sequence ATGTCTTTGAGGAAACTGTTGCCCGCCCTAATCTTGGCGCTCGTCTGCCCGGCCTTCGGCCAAGACGGCGCGAAGGTGAAAGTGCTGGGCAAGCTGGGCCAATCGGTGAAAACGACGTCGATCTATGCGACGACGAACACCCGGTCGCGCGTCTATTACCGGCTCAAGCCCTACCAGTATCTGGTCCTGCAGTCCACTTCGTCGGCAAACTGGTTCAAAGTGCTCCTGCAAAACGGGCGGTTTGGCTACGTCCACTCGGCGGCCGTCGCGAGGCTCCCCTATGAGGTGACCTGCGACGTGAGCGCGGCCCCACGCGCGGGCAACGATCTGGCTTCACGGGGCGGCACCTTGCGCGCCACGGGCACGACTGGAGCTCAGGTGGCGGGCCTGAGCCAGGCCTACATCGGCGTGCCCTACAAGTGGGGTGGAAACAGCACCAGCAGCGGCATCGATTGTTCGGCGTTTGTGAAGATGCTCTATGGGCAGGTGGGCGTCGGCCTGCCGCGGACGGCGGCGGAGCAGGCGCTGGTCGGCAAACCGATCACGCGGCTCGAAGACCTTCAGGCCGGCGACCGGCTGTATTTTTGGAGCGCGAGCCGGGGCAAGATCGGCCATACCGGCGTGTACATGGGCAACGGCTATTTCACGCACTCCTCATCGAGCAGCGGCGGCGTGACCACCAGCTACCTCGGCGCCCCCGAATGGCGCAACAAGCTGGTCGCAGCGAGAAGGTAG
- a CDS encoding metallophosphoesterase, with protein sequence MPPRNPRKDARAISRRRLIRTVVLGGIGVTALAQGTEVGRLKVERQALRLPKWKADGLKVALLTDLHVNDKQETERAIEAVGIAGVEKPDVILFGGDFLNTPGEEALRNVRRVLDAADDTGCRAFAVLGNHDYWVPTTPELIEQFRGRRTRLLRNELVGFGDATIWGIDDGIAGRDRHMLDHRHRDDPSILALFHEPDFVSRVHSNVGIMLAGHSHGGQMCLPFGVPLHTPRGARTYIAGFYADAPVPLYVSRGIGTVGPKLRLFCPPEVSILTLNSEDRA encoded by the coding sequence ATGCCACCTCGCAACCCCCGCAAGGACGCCCGAGCCATCTCCCGCCGCAGGTTGATTCGCACCGTGGTTCTAGGAGGCATCGGTGTGACGGCCCTGGCGCAGGGGACCGAGGTGGGCCGCCTAAAGGTGGAGCGCCAGGCCCTGCGCCTGCCCAAATGGAAAGCCGACGGCCTGAAGGTGGCGCTGCTCACCGATCTGCACGTGAACGACAAGCAGGAGACCGAGCGGGCGATTGAGGCGGTGGGGATTGCGGGCGTCGAGAAGCCCGATGTGATACTGTTCGGCGGCGACTTCCTGAACACACCCGGCGAAGAGGCGTTGCGCAATGTTCGGCGCGTCCTCGATGCGGCGGACGATACCGGCTGCCGCGCTTTCGCGGTGTTGGGGAACCACGATTATTGGGTCCCCACCACTCCAGAGCTCATCGAGCAGTTTCGGGGTCGACGGACGCGCCTGCTCAGGAATGAGCTGGTGGGTTTCGGCGATGCAACCATCTGGGGGATCGATGACGGCATTGCGGGGAGAGACCGCCACATGCTCGATCATCGGCATCGCGACGATCCTTCGATTTTGGCGCTGTTTCATGAGCCAGACTTCGTCAGCCGGGTTCACTCGAACGTCGGTATCATGTTGGCTGGACACTCGCATGGGGGTCAGATGTGCCTGCCGTTCGGCGTTCCGCTCCACACACCGCGAGGCGCGAGAACCTATATCGCGGGCTTCTACGCCGATGCACCGGTACCGCTCTATGTGAGCCGCGGGATCGGAACCGTAGGTCCGAAATTGCGGCTCTTCTGCCCTCCAGAGGTTTCGATCTTGACTTTGAACAGCGAGGACCGAGCGTGA